From the genome of Mesorhizobium japonicum MAFF 303099, one region includes:
- the hisS gene encoding histidine--tRNA ligase: protein MADKSEKTKARLPRGFADRSAEDIRAVEKMMATIRSVYELYGFEPADQPLIEYTDALGKFLPDQDRPNEGVFSFQDDDEQWLSLRYDLTAPTARFVAENYERLPKPYRSYRSGWVFRNEKPGPGRFRQFMQFDADTIGTPGVAADAEMAMMMADVMEALGIKRGDYVIRVNNRKVLDGVLEAIGLGGEENIGRRLTVLRAIDKLDKLGPEGVKLLLGPGRWDGGKEGEGDFAKGAGLNNGQAEAVLQATARNAQAAQDSVVDSNATYQEGVGELATIEALVRAAGYGEDRIAMDRSVVRGLEYYTGPVFEAELLAEIPNEDGQIVRFGSVGGGGRYDGLVSRFRGEPVPATGFSIGVSRLMTALKNLGKLDNADVIAPVVVLVMDKDTESLGRYQKMVSELRAAGIRSEMYLGGAGMKAQLKYADRRGCPVAIIQGGDERAKGELQIKDLIEGARMSAEITDNAEWRAARPAQVTVAESELVAEVKKILAAQAEERARGK, encoded by the coding sequence ATGGCCGACAAATCGGAAAAGACGAAAGCGCGGCTGCCACGCGGTTTTGCCGACCGCAGCGCCGAGGACATCCGCGCCGTCGAGAAGATGATGGCGACGATCCGCTCGGTCTATGAGCTCTATGGTTTCGAACCCGCCGACCAGCCGCTGATCGAATACACCGATGCGCTCGGCAAATTCCTGCCAGACCAGGATCGGCCGAACGAAGGCGTGTTCTCCTTCCAGGATGATGACGAGCAGTGGCTGTCGCTGCGCTATGACCTGACCGCGCCGACGGCGCGTTTCGTCGCCGAGAACTACGAGCGCCTGCCCAAACCTTATCGCAGCTATCGCTCCGGCTGGGTGTTCCGCAACGAGAAGCCAGGCCCCGGCCGCTTCCGCCAGTTCATGCAGTTCGACGCCGACACGATCGGTACGCCGGGCGTCGCCGCCGACGCCGAGATGGCGATGATGATGGCCGACGTCATGGAAGCGCTGGGCATCAAGCGCGGCGACTACGTCATCCGCGTCAACAACCGCAAGGTGCTCGACGGCGTGCTGGAGGCGATCGGCCTTGGCGGTGAGGAAAACATCGGCCGCCGGCTGACGGTGCTGCGCGCCATCGACAAGCTGGACAAGCTCGGGCCGGAGGGCGTGAAGCTTCTGCTCGGCCCGGGGCGCTGGGACGGCGGCAAGGAAGGCGAGGGCGACTTCGCCAAGGGCGCCGGCTTGAACAACGGGCAGGCCGAGGCGGTTCTTCAAGCAACAGCGAGAAATGCGCAGGCCGCCCAGGATTCCGTGGTCGATTCCAACGCGACCTATCAGGAAGGCGTCGGCGAACTCGCGACCATCGAGGCCCTGGTCAGGGCGGCTGGATATGGCGAAGACCGCATCGCCATGGACCGCTCGGTGGTGCGCGGCCTCGAATATTACACCGGCCCGGTCTTTGAAGCCGAACTCCTGGCCGAAATCCCCAATGAAGACGGCCAGATCGTGCGCTTTGGTTCGGTCGGCGGCGGTGGGCGCTATGACGGCCTGGTCTCGCGCTTCCGTGGCGAGCCGGTGCCGGCGACCGGCTTTTCCATCGGCGTGTCGCGGCTAATGACGGCGCTGAAGAACCTCGGCAAGCTCGACAACGCCGACGTGATCGCGCCGGTCGTGGTCCTGGTCATGGACAAGGACACCGAAAGCCTCGGCCGCTACCAGAAGATGGTGAGCGAGTTGCGTGCCGCCGGTATTCGCTCCGAAATGTATCTTGGCGGCGCCGGCATGAAGGCGCAGCTCAAATATGCCGACCGGCGCGGCTGCCCGGTCGCCATCATCCAGGGCGGCGACGAGCGCGCCAAGGGGGAGCTGCAGATCAAGGATCTGATCGAAGGCGCACGCATGTCCGCCGAAATCACCGACAACGCCGAATGGCGCGCCGCGCGCCCGGCGCAGGTCACGGTTGCGGAAAGTGAACTGGTCGCAGAGGTGAAGAAGATCCTGGCGGCGCAGGCCGAGGAGCGGGCGCGTGGCAAATAG
- a CDS encoding ATP phosphoribosyltransferase regulatory subunit: MTSRFPAIAANITKLFAARNTHAVEVAILQPADPFLDMAGEDLRRRIFLTESETGQTLCLRPEFTIPVCLDHISSQAGTPRRYSYLGEVFRQRREGGNEFFQAGIEDLGDRDTAQADARSVADAHALLSLVLPGRSLAVTLGDQGIFEAVLAALGLPRGWRMRLARAFGSAPMLQAALADLANPPRNGQLSGEVAALVLDGDLDGLSTHIAGGMEQAGLSASAGRSPTDIARRLIEKAELRSVRLSNEAFAALKNFLAIHVPLDGAARALETFAAGAGLSLGAALEKFAARAKAIEAHGLPAEKIRYDAAFGRPLDYYTGVVFEIAAQGGERPLAGGGRYDRLLTLLGAKTAIPGVGFSVWLDRIEALREAAP, from the coding sequence ATGACCTCTCGCTTCCCCGCCATCGCGGCCAACATCACAAAACTCTTCGCCGCGCGCAACACGCATGCGGTCGAGGTCGCCATCCTGCAGCCGGCGGACCCGTTCCTCGACATGGCCGGGGAGGATTTGCGCCGCCGCATCTTCCTCACCGAGAGTGAGACCGGGCAGACACTGTGCCTGCGGCCGGAATTCACCATTCCGGTCTGTCTTGACCATATAAGCTCGCAGGCCGGCACGCCGCGCCGCTATTCCTATCTCGGGGAGGTGTTTCGCCAGCGCCGCGAAGGCGGCAATGAGTTCTTCCAGGCCGGCATCGAGGATCTCGGCGACCGCGACACGGCGCAAGCCGATGCTCGCTCCGTGGCCGACGCCCATGCGCTGCTGTCGCTGGTGCTGCCCGGCCGGTCGCTGGCGGTCACACTGGGCGACCAGGGCATCTTCGAAGCGGTGCTGGCGGCGCTCGGCCTGCCGCGCGGCTGGCGTATGCGGCTGGCCCGTGCCTTCGGCTCGGCGCCGATGCTGCAGGCGGCACTTGCCGATCTCGCCAACCCGCCGCGCAATGGCCAGCTTTCCGGCGAAGTCGCTGCCCTTGTCCTCGACGGGGATCTTGACGGTCTTTCCACGCACATCGCCGGCGGCATGGAACAGGCCGGCCTGTCGGCATCGGCCGGGCGCTCGCCCACAGACATTGCGCGGCGGCTGATCGAGAAGGCCGAATTGCGCAGCGTGCGGCTGTCGAACGAGGCCTTCGCGGCATTGAAGAATTTTCTGGCGATCCATGTGCCGCTCGATGGTGCGGCGCGGGCGTTGGAGACCTTTGCCGCCGGGGCCGGGCTGTCGCTGGGTGCCGCACTGGAGAAATTCGCCGCCCGGGCCAAGGCGATCGAGGCGCATGGCTTGCCGGCGGAAAAAATCCGCTACGATGCCGCCTTCGGCCGTCCACTCGATTATTACACTGGTGTGGTCTTCGAAATCGCGGCGCAAGGCGGCGAGCGTCCCCTGGCCGGCGGCGGCCGCTACGACCGGCTGCTGACCCTGCTTGGCGCCAAGACGGCGATCCCCGGCGTCGGCTTTTCCGTCTGGCTCGACCGCATCGAGGCGTTGCGGGAGGCGGCACCATGA
- the hisG gene encoding ATP phosphoribosyltransferase — MITLAIPSKGRLKEQALEVLAKAGLAISLPGDERKYHARVEGLDNVEIAFLSASEIAGEIGQGAVDLGITGEDLVRENLADWEARAEIAARLGFGHADVVVAVPEIWLDVDTMADLDDVAADFRQRHGRRLRIATKYWRLTQQFFSQKHGIQVYRIVESLGATEGAPAAGLADVIVDITTTGSTLRANHLKVLGDGVVLKSQACLVASKKARTAGDEATLRDIVTKMAAAVG; from the coding sequence ATGATCACGTTGGCCATTCCCTCGAAAGGCCGGCTCAAGGAACAGGCGCTGGAGGTGCTGGCCAAGGCCGGCCTCGCCATCAGCCTGCCCGGCGACGAGCGCAAATATCATGCCCGTGTCGAGGGCCTGGACAATGTCGAGATCGCTTTCCTGTCGGCTTCCGAGATTGCAGGCGAAATCGGTCAGGGCGCCGTCGACCTTGGCATCACCGGCGAGGATCTGGTGCGGGAAAATCTCGCCGATTGGGAAGCCCGCGCCGAGATCGCCGCCCGTCTCGGCTTCGGCCATGCCGATGTCGTGGTTGCGGTGCCCGAAATCTGGCTCGATGTCGACACCATGGCCGATCTCGACGACGTTGCCGCCGATTTCCGCCAGCGCCACGGCCGGCGGCTGCGCATCGCCACCAAATACTGGCGGCTGACGCAGCAGTTCTTTTCGCAAAAACACGGTATCCAGGTCTATCGCATCGTCGAGAGCCTGGGTGCCACCGAAGGCGCGCCGGCGGCTGGACTGGCCGATGTCATCGTCGACATCACCACGACAGGCTCGACGCTGCGCGCCAACCATCTAAAAGTGCTGGGCGACGGCGTGGTGCTGAAGTCGCAGGCCTGTCTGGTGGCATCGAAAAAGGCGCGTACCGCGGGCGACGAAGCCACCTTGCGCGACATCGTCACGAAGATGGCGGCGGCGGTGGGATAG